From the genome of Anopheles moucheti chromosome 3, idAnoMoucSN_F20_07, whole genome shotgun sequence, one region includes:
- the LOC128300346 gene encoding uncharacterized protein LOC128300346 produces the protein MKDQTYTTTISDQANLYFRIADNSYFCNFIPINNLVDFEYAHYVEDNIRTIFFYPKWKYEEFHEHPNATIAEAFRNGYEVVYDLDNTIEIYHWNRFSNQTITIDPYNIIVPDEMRDLYGFDLNLYTMDFSRYSMTFDEYFLQLVARRINATAVVVDSLKYRLVFTPIVTRYITDISLTVLGVGNIFLAVIVPRAKPKSIVSILIDPFDMYTWITYLILVLTMAITLSLFGEFLGRRRFVEIVLELFMISLAGPSRAYGGSFENRMITVFCLMGIVLVSSYQSLVISFMSFTRYHPEINTLAEIQERCLFGVDAQEFNFTTIPNGTSVGPGRLCIFETCRDNEVRTMVIASKIDNIRHTFYVEDMMRFRQEHYRYADTKFFEWQLVYYVSPRLREVFTFHFQSIRESGIYDHHYNNKSQPIWHYKHDTFVDRVVKVGDLTLLWYAYACGNLLSVVSFVMETVIHNEVDGISNPK, from the exons ATGAAGGATCAGACGTACACAACAACTATATCCGACCAAGCAAATCTATATTTTAGAATCGCTGATAACAGCTACTTTTGCAATTTCATCCCCATTAATAATTTAGTGGATTTCGAG TATGCACATTATGTAGAAGACAACATTCGAACAATATTCTTCTACCCGAAATGGAAGTACGAAGAATTTCACGAACATCCGAACGCAACCATTGCAGAAGCTTTCCGGAATGGTTACGAAGTGGTGTACGATCTAGATAACACGATCGAAATCTATCACTGGAATCGTTTCTCTAATCAAACGATTACGATCGATCCTTACAACATTATCGTACCGGACGAGATGCGTGACTTGTACGGTTTTGACTTGAATCTATATACAATGGATTTCTCGCGCTATTCAATGACATTCGACGAGTACTTCCTACAGTTAGTCGCCAGGAGGATAAATGCCACTGCTGTTGTGGTGGATTCCTTGAAATATCGTTTAGTATTTACACCAATAGTTACCAGGTATATAACGGACATTTCTCTTACGGTGCTTGGTGTTGGAAACATTTTCTTGGCAGTAATCGTCCCTCGAGCCAAGCCCAAGTCAATCGTATCGATACTGATCGATCCTTTCGACATGTACACATGGATCACATACTTAATACTAGTCCTTACAATGGCCATTACTCTCTCCTTATTTGGAGAGTTTCTCGGAAGACGCCGTTTCGTGGAGATAGTTCTTGAGCTGTTCATGATTTCCCTCGCTGGTCCGTCAAGAGCATATGGAGGATCGTTTGAGAATCGAATGATCACTGTATTCTGTCTTATGGGAATAGTGCTCGTATCGTCCTACCAATCGCTAGTCATCTCCTTCATGTCTTTCACGCGCTATCATCCCGAGATCAACACGCTGGCGGAGATACAGGAACGATGTCTGTTTGGTGTAGACGCACAAGAGTTTAATTTCACAACAATTCCTAATGGAACGAGTGTTGGTCCAGGTAGACTATGTATTTTTGAAACGTGTCGCGATAACGAAGTACGAACCATGGTGATAGCTTCAAAAATTGACAATATTAGGCACACATTTTATGTCGAAGACATGATGCGCTTTAGACAAGAACACTACCGTTACGCTGATACTAAATTTTTTGAATGGCAGCTGGTATATTATGTTTCACCACGTTTGCGAGAAGTATTTACGTTCCACTTTCAATCTATTCGCGAATCAGGTATCTATGATCATCactacaacaacaaatcaCAACCAATTTGGCACTATAAGCACGACACTTTTGTTGATCGAGTCGTGAAAGTAGGAGATCTTACATTGCTGTGGTATGCTTACGCGTGCGGAAACTTACTGAGTGTTGTATCTTTCGTAATGGAAACAGTTATTCATAACGAGGTTGACGGAATATCGAATCCAAAATAA
- the LOC128300352 gene encoding uncharacterized protein LOC128300352: protein MKDQTYTTTISDQANLYFSIAGNSYFCNFIPINNLVDFEYAHYVEHNIRTIFFYPKWKYEEFHKHPNATIAEAFRKGYEVVYDLDNTIEIYHWNRFSNQTITIDPYNIIVPDEMRDLYGFELELHIMDYWRYSMTFDEYFLELVAKKINASAVVMDSFKLRLGFIPFFGRYIKDMYGTVLGIGTTFLAVNVPRAKPKSIVSILIDPFDMYTWITYLILVLTMAITLALFGELLGRRRFVEIVLELFMISLAGPSRAYGGSFENRMITVFCLMGIVLVSSYQSLVISFMSFTRYHPEINTLAEIQERCLFSDDKDSKFFNFSTYPNGSNPGAGKPCVFEMGRDNEERTMVLNSKVENIRHTFYVEDSMRFRQEHYRYADTKFFEWHMLYYISPRLRKMLRCHIQRIFEAGIYDHHYNNKSKPIWHYKHDTFVDRVVKVGDLTLLWYAYACGNLLSVVCFVMETVIHNEVDGISNPK from the exons ATGAAAGATCAGACGTACACCACAACTATATCCGACCAagcaaatttatattttagcATCGCAGGTAACAGCTACTTTTGCAATTTCATCCCCATTAATAATTTAGTGGATTTCGAG TATGCACATTATGTAGAACACAACATTCGAACAATATTCTTCTACCCGAAATGGAAGTACGAAGAATTTCACAAACATCCGAACGCAACCATTGCAGAAGCTTTCCGGAAAGGTTACGAAGTGGTGTACGATCTAGACAACACGATCGAAATCTATCACTGGAATCGTTTCTCTAATCAAACGATCACGATCGATCCTTACAACATTATCGTACCGGACGAGATGCGTGATTTGTACGGGTTTGAGTTGGAACTGCATATAATGGATTACTGGCGCTATTCAATGACATTCGACGAGTACTTTCTAGAGTTAGTCGCCAAGAAGATAAACGCCTCTGCTGTCGTGATGGATTCCTTTAAACTTAGGTTAGGCTTCATCCCATTTTTTGGCAGGTATATCAAGGATATGTATGGGACAGTACTGGGTATTGGAACCACATTCTTGGCAGTAAACGTCCCTCGAGCCAAGCCCAAGTCAATCGTGTCGATACTGATCGATCCTTTCGACATGTACACATGGATCACATACTTAATACTAGTCCTTACAATGGCCATTACCCTCGCCTTATTTGGAGAGCTTCTCGGAAGACGCCGTTTCGTGGAGATAGTTCTTGAGCTGTTCATGATTTCCCTTGCTGGACCGTCAAGAGCATATGGAGGATCGTTCGAGAATCGAATGATCACTGTATTCTGTCTTATGGGAATAGTGCTCGTATCGTCCTACCAATCACTAGTCATCTCCTTCATGTCTTTCACGCGCTATCATCCCGAGATCAACACGCTGGCGGAGATACAGGAacgttgtttgtttagtgATGACAAAGATTCTAAATTTTTTAACTTCTCGACGTATCCTAATGGTTCGAATCCTGGAGCAGGTAAACCATGCGTTTTCGAAATGGGCCGAGATAACGAAGAACGAACCATGGTGTTAAATTCGAAAGTTGAGAATATTAGACATACATTTTATGTCGAAGATTCGATGCGCTTTAGACAAGAACACTACCGTTACGCTGATACTAAATTTTTTGAATGGCATATGTTATACTATATTTCACCACGTTTACGTAAAATGCTTAGGTGTCACATACAAAGAATTTTCGAAGCAGGTATCTATGATCATCactacaacaacaaatcaaaaccaatTTGGCACTATAAGCACGATACCTTTGTTGATCGAGTCGTGAAAGTAGGAGATCTTACATTGCTGTGGTATGCTTACGCGTGCGGAAACTTACTGAGTGTTGTATGTTTCGTAATGGAAACAGTTATTCATAACGAGGTTGACGGAATATCGAATCCAAAATAA
- the LOC128300367 gene encoding uncharacterized protein LOC128300367, with protein sequence MSMPGAHQVVESIRTIFFYPKWKYEEFHKHPNATIAEAFRKGYEVVYDLDNTIEIYHWNRFSNQTITIDPHNIIVPDEIRDLHGFELELYQMEHHTKVMTFDAYLLEQLRSKINATAVVTDHLSEHVAMIPLIGMHGIYLKGLVLGVGNIFMAVNVPRAKPKSIVSILIDPFDMYTWIAYLILILTMAITLSLFGELLGRRRFVEIVLELFMISLAGPSRAYGGSFENRMITVFCLMGIVLVSSYQSLVISFMSFARYHPEINTLAEIQELCLFKDDKDARFFNFKTYPNGTFPGSGNVCSFEMGRDSEQRSIMIASNVITDRRLFYVEDYIRYRVQHFRYADTKFFEYQLCYIINPHLRKLFKFYIQAIFESGIYDHHYSNKSLPSLFMNEKHDTFVDRVVKVGDLTLLWYAYACGNLLSVVLFLIEIVIYNKLAG encoded by the exons ATGTCAATGCCT ggTGCACATCAAGTAGTAGAGAGCATTCGAACGATATTCTTCTACCCGAAATGGAAGTACGAAGAATTTCACAAACATCCGAACGCAACCATTGCAGAAGCTTTCCGGAAAGGTTACGAAGTGGTGTACGATCTAGACAACACGATCGAAATCTATCACTGGAATCGTTTCTCTAATCAAACGATTACGATCGATCCTCACAACATTATCGTACCGGACGAGATACGTGATTTGCACGGCTTCGAGTTAGAGCTGTATCAAATGGAACACCATACCAAAGTAATGACCTTTGATGCTTACCTTTTAGAGCAGCTTCGTAGCAAGATAAACGCCACCGCTGTCGTGACGGATCATTTGTCAGAACATGTAGCGATGATACCACTAATAGGCATGCATGGCATCTACTTAAAGGGGTTAGTACTTGGCGttggaaacattttcatgGCAGTAAACGTACCTCGAGCCAAGCCCAAGTCAATCGTGTCGATACTGATCGATCCTTTCGACATGTACACATGGATCGCATACTTAATACTAATCCTTACAATGGCCATTACTCTCTCCTTATTTGGAGAGCTTCTCGGAAGACGCCGTTTCGTGGAGATAGTTCTTGAGCTGTTCATGATTTCTCTCGCTGGTCCGTCAAGAGCATATGGAGGATCGTTTGAGAATCGAATGATCACTGTATTCTGTCTTATGGGAATAGTGCTCGTATCGTCCTACCAATCGCTGGTCATCTCCTTCATGTCTTTCGCGCGCTATCATCCCGAGATCAACACGCTGGCGGAGATACAAGAGCTTTGTCTCTTTAAGGATGATAAGGACGCACGATTTTTCAACTTTAAGACATATCCTAATGGCACCTTTCCTGGCAGTGGAAACGTATGTTCATTTGAAATGGGCAGAGATAGCGAACAACGTTCCATAATGATAGCTTCAAATGTTATCACAGACAGACGCTTGTTTTATGTTGAAGACTACATACGTTACAGAGTCCAACATTTTCGCTACGCTGATACTAAATTTTTCGAGTACCAGTTATGCTATATTATCAATCCGCATCTACGAAAGTTATTTAAATTCTACATTCAGGCTATATTCGAATCAGGAATCTATGATCATCACTACAGCAACAAATCGCTACCCAGTttgtttatgaatgaaaagcACGATACTTTTGTTGATCGAGTCGTGAAAGTAGGAGATCTTACATTGCTGTGGTATGCTTACGCGTGCGGAAACTTACTGAGTGTAGTACTTTTCTTAATTGAAATAGTTATTTATAATAAACTTGCGGGATAA
- the LOC128300359 gene encoding uncharacterized protein LOC128300359: MEFEYAHYVEESIRTIFFYPKWKYEEFHKHPNSTIAEAFRKGYEVVYDLDNTIEIYHWNRFSNQTITIDPHNIIVPDEIRDLHGFELEFFTMYFSRSSMTFDEYFIEQICSKINATAVMTNQNSKRLAIGLLVGIRNAYVPFMIPAAGTSFLAIIVPRGKPKSIVSILIDPFDMYTWITYLILVLTMATTLALFGELLGRRSFYEIVLELIMISLAGPSRAYGGSFENRIITVFCLMGIVFVSSYQSLIISFMSFARYHPEINTLEEIQERCIFKEGEDAQFFNFKTVSSNTRIGLGKACLFEYGRDSEQRSMMISSYIDHEMHTYYGDDFLRYRHENYRYADTKFFEYQVCYLMLAELRPTFKFYIDAIFESGIYEYYYNNKSHPDWHYNQDTFVDRVVTVEDLTLLWYAYACGTLLSVVCFVLETVIHNEFRNSK, translated from the exons ATGGAATTCGAG TATGCACATTATGTAGAAGAGAGCATTCGAACGATATTCTTCTACCCGAAATGGAAGTACGAAGAATTTCACAAACATCCGAATTCAACCATTGCAGAAGCTTTCCGGAAAGGTTACGAAGTGGTGTACGATCTAGACAACACGATCGAAATCTATCACTGGAATCGTTTCTCTAATCAAACGATTACGATCGATCCTCACAACATTATCGTACCGGACGAGATACGCGATTTGCACGGTTTTGAGTTAGAATTTTTTACGATGTATTTCTCGCGCAGTTCAATGACATTCGACGAGTACTTTATTGAGCAGATCTGCAGCAAGATAAACGCCACTGCTGTCATGACGAATCAAAACTCAAAACGATTAGCAATCGGTCTACTGGTAGGAATAAGAAATGCGTACGTTCCTTTTATGATACCTGCTGCAGGAACTTCATTTTTAGCAATAATAGTCCCTCGAGGCAAGCCCAAGTCAATCGTGTCGATACTGATCGATCCTTTCGACATGTACACATGGATCACATACTTAATACTAGTCCTTACAATGGCGACTACCCTCGCCTTGTTTGGAGAGCTTCTCGGAAGACGCAGTTTCTATGAGATAGTCCTTGAATTGATCATGATATCCCTCGCTGGCCCGTCAAGAGCATATGGAGGATCGTTTGAGAATCGGATCATCACTGTATTCTGTCTTATGGGAATAGTGTTCGTATCGTCCTACCAATCACTGATCATCTCCTTCATGTCATTCGCGCGCTATCATCCCGAGATCAACACGCTGGAGGAGATACAAGAACGGTGCATTTTTAAGGAAGGGGAGGACGcacaatttttcaattttaagaCAGTAAGTTCTAACACTCGTATTGGTTTGGGTAAGGCTTGTTTATTTGAATATGGAAGAGATAGCGAACAACGAAGCATGATGATATCATCATACATAGACCATGAAATGCATACATATTACGGCGACGACTTCTTACGTTACAGGCATGAAAACTATCGTTACGCGGATACGAAATTTTTCGAGTACCAAGTATGTTATCTTATGCTTGCCGAGCTTAGGCCAACATTTAAGTTCTACATTGATGCAATTTTCGAATCAGGCATCTATGAGTATTactacaacaacaaatcaCATCCCGACTGGCACTATAATCAAGACACCTTTGTTGATCGGGTTGTCACTGTAGAAGATCTTACATTGCTGTGGTATGCTTATGCGTGTGGCACCTTACTGAGTGTAGTTTGCTTTGTGTTAGAAACAGTTATTCATAACGAGTTTCGAAACTccaaataa
- the LOC128300338 gene encoding uncharacterized protein LOC128300338: MKDQTYTTTISDQARLYFRIADNSYFCNFIPVSNLVDFEDAHYVGDNIRTIFFYPKWKYEEFHEHPNATIAEAFRKGYEVVYDLDNTIEIYHWNRFSNQTITIDPHHIIIPDEMRDLYGFDLNLYIMDFLRYSMTFDEYFLELVAKKINATAVVMGPFEFSLGFAPVVTRYITDIFLTVLGVGNIFVAVVVPRAKPKSIVSILIDPFDMYTWITYLILVLTMAITLSLFGEFLGRRRFVEIVLELFMISLAGPSRAYGGSFENRMITVFCLMGIVLVSSYQSLVISFMSFARYHPEINTLAEIQERCLFSDDEEAQEFNFTTIPNGTSFGPGYLCIFETGRDNEERTMVIASKIENLRHTFYIEDSMRFKQEHYRYADTKFFEWQLLYYVSPRLREVISFYFQSIRESGIYDYYYNNKSKPIWHYKHDTFVDRVVKVGDLTLLWYAYACGNLLSVVSFVMETVIHNEVDGISNPK, encoded by the exons ATGAAGGATCAGACGTACACCACAACTATATCCGACCAAGCAAGGCTATATTTTAGAATCGCTGATAACAGCTACTTTTGCAATTTCATCCCCGTTAGTAATTTAGTGGATTTCGAG GATGCACATTATGTAGGAGACAACATTCGAACGATATTCTTCTACCCGAAATGGAAGTACGAAGAATTTCACGAACATCCGAACGCAACCATTGCCGAAGCTTTCCGGAAAGGTTATGAAGTGGTGTACGATCTAGACAACACGATCGAAATCTATCACTGGAATCGTTTCTCTAATCAAACGATCACGATCGATCCTCACCACATTATCATACCGGACGAGATGCGTGATTTGTACGGTTTTGACTTGAATCTGTATATAATGGATTTCTTGCGCTATTCAATGACATTCGACGAGTACTTCCTAGAGTTAGTCGCCAAGAAGATAAACGCCACTGCTGTTGTAATGGGTCCCTTTGAATTTAGCTTAGGATTTGCACCAGTGGTTACCAGGTATATAACGGACATTTTTCTTACGGTGCTTGGTGTTGGAAACATTTTCGTAGCAGTAGTCGTCCCTCGAGCCAAGCCCAAGTCAATCGTATCGATACTGATCGATCCTTTCGACATGTACACATGGATCACATACTTAATACTAGTCCTTACAATGGCCATTACTCTCTCCTTATTTGGAGAGTTTCTCGGAAGACGCCGTTTCGTGGAGATAGTTCTTGAGCTGTTCATGATTTCCCTCGCTGGTCCGTCAAGAGCATATGGAGGATCGTTTGAGAATCGAATGATCACTGTATTCTGTCTTATGGGAATAGTGCTCGTATCGTCCTACCAATCGCTGGTCATCTCCTTCATGTCTTTCGCGCGCTATCATCCCGAGATCAACACGCTGGCGGAGATACAGGAACGTTGTTTGTTTAGCGATGACGAAGAAGCACAAGAGTTCAATTTCACAACAATTCCTAATGGTACAAGTTTTGGTCCAGGTTATCTGTGTATTTTTGAAACGGGTCGAGATAACGAAGAACGAACTATGGTGATAGCTTCAAAAATTGAGAACCTTAGGCATACATTTTATATCGAAGACTCGATGCGCTTTAAACAAGAACACTACCGTTACGCTGATACTAAATTTTTTGAATGGCAGCTGTTATACTATGTTTCACCACGTTTACGAGAAGTCATTAGTTTCTACTTTCAATCTATTCGCGAATCAGGTATCTATGATTATTactacaacaacaaatcaaaaccaatTTGGCACTATAAGCACGACACTTTTGTTGATCGAGTCGTGAAAGTAGGAGATCTTACATTGCTGTGGTATGCTTACGCGTGCGGAAACTTACTGAGTGTTGTATCTTTCGTAATGGAAACAGTTATTCATAACGAGGTTGACGGAATATCGAATCCAAAATAA
- the LOC128300375 gene encoding uncharacterized protein LOC128300375 has translation MSDLTYTKTIIDQPDLFLMDDEFFYSCNFVPVGSSEHWSIYNGLRFSTSSIFFYPDWISEGLQHPNATYYPRYQRKGYEVIYDHNNTMEITHWNFLSNQTTTLDPHSIAVPNDLRDLFGYELVMLSWDTDIEVLTFDGYFLELIASRRNATASQQNEFTDRISIFIVRNAKDMEGYARRNIIPGPGITYVAIITQRPKPKSIISILVDPFDAYTWSTYVVLVLTVATSIALFGELLGRNHLVEIVLELIMISLAGPSRTYGGPFENRVITMFCLMGIVLVSSYQSLVISFMSFVRYHPAINTLADVEQRCIFSDTEAAHDLNLTTYTLNQFPSVEQTCYIDYVRDNEQLSIAIYEKYINDAERVRDRIENMRHAKVKLYEYPLFYLLTFNCRGFRKFVKFYAQAIIESGIYEFYYRNKSHTKWHYAQETFINRTVRLTDLSLLWYAYVLGSTMSLLCFLAENMFLQLSRRFHLREMERSKVRLV, from the exons ATGAGCGATCTGACCTACACAAAGACGATTATCGACCAGCCTGATCTTTTCTTGATGGATGATGAATTTTTCTACAGCTGCAACTTTGTCCCCGTCGGTAGTTCGGAGCATTGGAGT ATATATAATGGTCTACGATTCAGCACcagttccattttcttttaccCGGATTGGATATCCGAAGGATTGCAACATCCTAACGCCACTTACTACCCTAGGTATCAACGGAAAGGCTACGAAGTGATATACGACCACAACAACACGATGGAAATTACACACTGGAATTTCTTATCGAATCAAACAACGACACTCGATCCTCACAGCATCGCCGTGCCAAATGATTTGCGGGACCTGTTTGGCTATGAGTTGGTCATGTTATCGTGGGACACTGACATTGAGGTTCTGACCTTTGATGGTTACTTCTTGGAATTGATCGCGAGCAGGAGAAATGCCACTGCAAGCCAGCAAAATGAGTTCACTGATCGCATATCGATATTCATTGTCCGAAATGCTAAGGATATGGAAGGATATGCAAGGAGAAATATTATTCCAGGTCCAGGGATCACTTACGTGGCAATTATTACCCAGCGTCCCAAGCCCAAATCTATCATCTCCATTCTCGTGGACCCGTTCGACGCGTACACATGGTCTACATATGTTGTGCTGGTGCTCACAGTTGCAACAAGTATTGCATTGTTTGGAGAGCTTCTCGGGCGAAACCATTTGGTGGAGATAGTGCTTGAACTGATCATGATTTCTCTGGCCGGTCCTTCCCGAACTTATGGTGGACCGTTCGAGAATCGGGTCATCACCATGTTCTGTCTAATGGGAATAGTGCTCGTATCGTCCTACCAATCACTAGTCATCTCCTTCATGTCGTTCGTGCGTTATCATCCCGCGATCAACACGCTGGCAGATGTTGAGCAGCGTTGTATTTTTAGTGATACTGAAGCAGCACATGATCTTAACCTAACAACGTATACGTTGAATCAGTTTCCATCGGTAGAGCAAACATGCTACATTGATTATGTGCGCGACAACGAACAGCTTAGTATAGCAATTTACGAAAAGTATATCAACGATGCAGAGCGTGTGCGTGATAGAATCGAAAACATGCGCCATGCCAAGGTAAAGTTGTACGAATATCCACTATTTTATCTACTAACATTCAATTGCCGTGGGTTTCGGAAGTTTGTTAAATTCTATGCGCAAGCCATCATTGAGTCCGGTATTTACGAGTTCTATTATCGAAACAAGTCGCACACCAAGTGGCACTATGCGCAAGAAACGTTCATTAATCGTACCGTGCGGCTGACGGATTTGTCGTTGCTGTGGTATGCGTACGTTTTGGGAAGCACCATGAGTTTGCTGTGTTTCCTGGCGGAGAACATGTTTCTTCAATTATCGCGCAGGTTTCATCTACGAGAGATGGAGAGATCTAAAGTTCGGCTTGTATAG